The region caataaatacTAACACAAATGGAAATCCGGACagcaactataccaacaacaaaatagcaaagcaaacaagaataaatcaatgcaagagacaccaaatttatgTGGTAAAACTCCTTCAAGGTGTagaggaaacatccacgggacctccggcccacaaaagctccactataatcaacaagagttacaaaattgttctccaaatggctacaacatcaacgccaagcacggagcaacaatacataaaaaatagcaccaaaactagtgaagaaaggagagaaatcaccccaAAAAATGAGCTACTGTTCATACTTGAAAACTGAAGCTACAGACCACAAAATCCGATCTTCACCGTTGAAATTCAAGAATCAGATGTTGAGAAATCCCAGTTCAAATTTCAGtacgatccaacggttaacaAATTGGGAAATGCAATTTGAAGCGGACTGTTGTAGCTGATTTTCACTGGTCCGAAAATCACCTcttctctctcaatttttctctctatatggctgctatgaattcactcttgtgttatAAAAATAAGACCTAAGTTGATTTTATATATAGAGAATTTTGGGGCAAAAGTGgcctggtccaaattggattgggttttattaatccaaatCTATATAGGAaaggaaaacccaaaaacccaacACTTTTACTATGTGCGCGAAGCTTTCCATCATTTCTTCCATGCAGAACAGTATTCtgttgtctcaatttatgtgatatttttcattttttgagagTCACATAAGAAAGAAGATTACAGTGATTTATTTGtatatcttttaaaaaatttatattgctaattattgtgacttatattattttttatgtagtttttaagTACGtaaattacttttcaaaaaaattaaaagttataTATATCTTAATTCACtgtcaaaatcaagaaattcgACTCACGAAATTCAAtttgtgtcacataaattgagacggaggaatATATTATTTCGTTTTGTAGGTCGTTCTCAGACGTCAAATTCATCCTTCAATAAGTGAGTTCATGAAAGAAAGTCTCTCTGATGGTACATTTTTAGAATGACACATAAAGGATAAATTAGATATTTCGATATTGTATTAGTTTTACAAAGGCCAACATAATCTAGACAAATATTATGTGGATGAGTAACCGTAAATGCATGAGGTGGTGGAGATGGAGGTTGAAGATGAGATGTGTTAGAGGAAAGGGAGGACACAATTAATGTGAAATCTATATTTGTGAAACTTATTTTTCCTACTTCCACTAGAAAAGTAGTCATTtccctcatttttaaggaacacatctttctaaaaatttgactaaccgaacatagaaaaattagaaaaatactTTCCTTCATAGCTTACACACTTTTTTTGTAAAACTATCTTTCTATAATTGTCCAACTTAAATATTGATTGATTTTATCTTTTACTATGTGATGCTAATTCTCATTGATTTTACAAAAACGGTTCACTTCCATTTCTTGTCATTTTTAAAGCACTGCTTTCAATTATGGTGttataacaccaaatatagcgaTAAAATATCTAAGATATTTTGTAATAATATGatattttgtataaaaataaaatatataaagcaCATATACTAATCATTACAGCTTTGACCAAATATTGTATAACAATTTTCATCATTCATGTCTTCACGTATTCTTTACAATAATGTCATTCATCAATGTGAACCGAAGCACGTATATTCTGTTTGAATTTATCGAAGTTTATCATGAATATATTGACGAAGAATCTGAAATAGATTTAAACAAATTGACGAAGAATCTAAAATAGATTTAAACAGATTGACGAAGAATCTAGAATAGATTGAAACAAAAAATAGACACATAAACTGAATCAAAGGGAGTATTAGAGATTCTCAATTCAACCAAATTGATACGATCATGATAATCTTTTGAAACCAATCATAGGGCACCGTGTGTATGTATTAAATTCCTTTAAGACCACTtgagatgacacttattatttCTGTCTACCACCTTCTTGCAGAGCTGTTTCAGACCGTTAAGGATTGGCCATTAATTCCCATCACCCCACACATCAATTATCCAGAAGCCAAGCCCATAATAACACCcggattttttaaattttttatctcacagaaaagaaaagaggattGTTTTGTAAGacttaaataatattaaaatatgaataaagCATGTAAAATGACTTTGTATACATCGGATATATGGCGTTACACGTGGCATGAAGGAAGAAAGACACGTGGCAAGCAAGGTCAAAGAATGgcttgatgattgatttagtCCAGAAGGAATGATTTCATGCAGACCCGGAGCGAATGTTATGAAGCAATTGGTACGGGTCATTTATGAACATCAGACATTACGCGACAGGTCCGGATTTAGAGCTGGACGTTACGCTTCTACATTTAAATGACATTTGTTGGTTATTATTCCTCAATATTTGCCATGATTTACAACTCAATACTAATGATTACCACATATAAAAGGATCTTAAGCTCAATGTAATAGGATCATCTTTTACAACATAATAGTCTAAATACTCTGTTATAAGCAAAATTGTTCGTTTTGTTATTCTTTTGTACCGAATTTATAAAAACTCTTCAAGTGTTCAACGCAGTTATATTCAGCAAAGGATTTCCTCTGAGCTCATACGGCCCAGGcttattttattgttttcttatttacaaTTATCTAATTTCATTACTTATTTCTTAATCCttattcatattcataacaaatcaattcacgcatcctttaaaccactaacaaatttaattgtaccttttttagggtaaacagtttggcgcccagcgtggggctaaggataatagtgttattgttttgttgctctaattaaattattaatcaTTCGCAATTTTGTGAAATCAGGTAATACGAGATTATGGAAAATACTGGAAATCAAAATGATAGTGTGTTGAACAATACAAATGCACAAGAGATAGATCCAGCGAAAGAGAAGTCAGGGCAAGAAATGATCAGCCCATGATTTCTCCTCAGGGAGGTAAGCACACAGGGAACGATTTGACTctcaatgataatgatgatgtggAAGTAGAAGTGGGAGTCACTGAGCCGGGATTGGAAAAGATCTTCGATCTGCTAGAAAAGCAACAAAAAGTGATTACTGACTTACAAACGAGGAGAGGAGGTGTTGATGCGAATCTGATGAGCATAACTCTGAATCACAAAAAAGGTAATGGCAGTGGTTCCTGCAATAACGCAGCACCGAAAGTCATGCAATTGTTGAAGGCTCTGTCTAGTCGGctagaaaggaatgaaaaaaattgaatagcTGATTGGACCGGaacgaaaaaaaaagtttaaagcATTTAATTCACGGATAGATCAAATTCCAGGTGCACCCCGGTATTGAAGGGACTAGACAATTTCCATTCTCACTAAGTGCAACACCTAAATTGATcccaaagaggttcaaaatgctgGATCTACCCAAATATGATAGAACCACAGACCCTCAGGAGCGTGTGACCTCATACACTTGCGCTGGTAAGGGCCATGACATGCAACCGGACGAAGTCGAATCTATTTTGCTCAAGAAGTTTGTTGAAACATTGTCCAAAGGGGAAATGACATGGTATTCCCTACTTTCGGAGCATTCGATCAATTCGTTCGAAATGCTTGCGAATGCTTTTATCAAGGCACGCGCTGGTGCGAAGAAGGTGTCTGCAAGAAAGGCGGATATTTTCAAGATAGCTCAGGAAGATACAAAATTGTTACAGGAATTTGTTATAAGATTCCAAAAGGAACGGATGTTGCTACCATCAGTACCGGATGAATGGGTAGTAGAGGCATTCACCAAGCGTTTGAACCCGAAAAGTTCAAGCGCTTCAAAATTAAAGGAGAACTTATTAGAATTCCCAGCGACAAAGTAGGTGTATGTTCACAATAAGTATGGATAAAAAATATGGGTTGAAGATGACCAGGTCAGATCAACGGGTCGGGATCGATATCATGATAAACCTAAAAGAAGTGCCGACTCTGACTCCAGATCTTGGAAGGAAAGCTATCAACCTTATGAAAAATCTGAGAGATCTTGTTCAAGGCCTGAGCGAAGTCGCAAAAACCAGTTCAAAACTAAGTTTTGACAAACGGGGTGACCCGAGTCAAGGTAGAAGAGGGCTACCGACGAAGTCCGTAGCAGTTGATTCAGCGACGAACAATATTGAAAATCTAAGGTTATCAGAATATAATTTCAACATCGACTTGGACGGGTTAGTCACGGCAATCGGTAAGATTGAGGGTACAAAATGGCCCAGACAATGCGGTTAGACCCTAGTCAGAGGGATCCAAATCTATTCTGCGATTATCACACGACTCATAGACATCAAACCTCTGATTGCTATCACCTACGTGATGAGGTTGCACTGCTATTAAAGGATGGTCATTTAAGGGAGTTTTTGAGTGATAGAGGTAAGCAGAATTACAGTAAGAATAGGGATTCGAGCAAGTAGAAGGTTCAGGTTGAGCCGTGTCATGTGATAATAAACATGATAATGGACGAACCTATAGATACGGGAATGCCCTTTTCAACCAAAAAGGATAAGTTCTCAGAAGCGCACGATCGAAGATCCCAAGGACTTGTACAGGAGGATGTAACAACATTCACCAATGAAAAGGCGAAAGCCTTAATTTCACCTCACCTTGCTACTCTGGTAATTTCTGTTATGATTAATCACTGTAGAATTGAGAATGTCGTGGTTGATCCAGGTAGTTCAGCCGATGTCATTCAATGGGGAGTCATTGAACAACTGGAAATGATCGACAAACTGACGCCATCCGTAAAAGTATTCAGTGAAGCAAGTAAAACAGCAAAGAGAGAGATCGTGTTGTCGGTTAATGCCGGAGGTGTGATAAAAAATATGAGGTTTTACGTTGTAAACGGTGACACGAAATGCAATGCTATCTTTGGGAGAACTTGGATTCATGATATGAAGGCAACACCTTCGACACTATTTAAACAGATAGAATTTCTGACGCCGGATGGAATCGGATGCACCCGGGCAACGATTAGCGGTAAAAGGAATATTCGACTTCAAGATTGCTATGAAAAATAGAGCGAAACTAATGAAGGGTAAGATGCTGGTAgtcgaaaaataaaaagaatcacGGTATGTTtgttacttaaaaaaaaaaaaaaaaaaaaaaaaggttactgAACCATGTGGTTTGGTATCCTCGAAGCAAAATTGGGTAAACTACCCATAATGGTAGGGATTCAAAAAGCAACCTGAAAATAAAGCTTATATGCTACTACAACATCAAAAAGGAAGTTTGCATCACGTTGTTTGAAGTGAAGTTGTTATTTAAGGTACGTGTTTTGATTTAGTAGCGTAGTTTTCTTTTAGCACTAACGTTTGTTGCAAGTAAAAGATGGTTTCGTCTTTCCATGGAAAAACAGAAGAGTTTAAAAGCATGTGAAGATCGTTCGCAAAattctgaaaacacgtgttgcactctttttcccttcgatctgtttttatccaaaaaaaaaaaaaatccggcaagatttttaatgaggcagcaacATAAAACGCGTTACTCTAAGTGGAGAGATAATCAGAATGGATGAATTGTAAGGAAAAATTAGCAAAGAAGGGATCGGTGGAGGCGCCGGAGGTTGTTCATTCGGTGTTAGATTTGAAGTCAACAGGCTGAACCCAAATTGAATACTGGGGATTGCAGAAGAAAGGGTCAAGTAATGCCCAAGTTTTCTTATACAAGAACTGGAGAATTTCCCCCGAAAATAACGTTGTAGTACTGATGACTGATTGTCAGGCTCTAAACCAATTAAAAAGAAATCTGGATAGTTTAGTTAGCCCCTTCGGATTTAATGTATTCATTTTTATAAATCAACAGAGAGAAATTCATCAGTCAAATAGACTTtttatccataaataatatactACGATTTAGAATTACATTTTTATAAAGcttacattctaacaactatGNNNNNNNNNNNNNNNNNNNNNNNNNNNNNNNNNNNNNNNNNNNNNNNNNNNNNNNNNNNNNNNNNNNNNNNNNNNNNNNNNNNNNNNNNNNNNNNNNNNNaaaaagtgtgccttgaaaagttaaaaaaaaaaaaaaaaaaaaatgtcaaggCAAGGAAGTACGCCCCTcgcggcataactttggttttcCTTAAGGATTGTATCTTTGGATACGGCATACACTCTCCCAATACATcttctgaaattattttttattttatgcacgagcgggggttcgaacccgaaccTCAAGTATCCAgcgagggcaaaatttaaagattacgaatatgaggggcaaatttaaaattttcaaaagaagggcaatccgtgcaaaaaaatgaaaacattcATTTGGGTGGCGTGAAAGTAAAGAGGGTACGAATATATAAATTGTTTGCGTTTAGTGAGGATCCAATGATCTTTTCTCCTAAAAAAAACCCATGCCTCATATGTTAGACCGCCCGACCCGACCCATCACCAAATAAATTTACCCCGCCCTAATATACCCTTTACGCTTCTATATATTTTCGAGTGTGAGAGGGAGCTGTGTGTATCAATGTGATCTAGAGCTCTTTCCTTCTTCTTGCTCATATAAACGCTCATAAGGTATGAAACTTAACTATTCATCTCTGATTATGTCaagttctctcttttttttttttctttttttttttttttataggttAGGATTTTGGGCTAACATTTCTATCTAAGTTAactaataaactaaagtagaggatatattttttaaaacatgtGTCCAATAAAATCTAAGGACGAGTAGTAGTGGGAAGTGGAAAAGCTTGGACCTTTGAGTCTTTTAAACAGTATTTGGAGTACCAACAGGTTTTGCTAGATTGAGAAAAGCTGAAAGAAAGAGATGGGTTTGCTCACTCAGAGAATAGAAAGGAGTGAGTTAGTAGAAGGTTATCATATCTACACTTGGAGAACTTTGTTTGCATATTCTCATCACGGTTAGTCTCCAATCACATTTGACTAATTTTCACTTTCAGTTTTTAAGATTATACTCCATCCGCCTCAAATTCAatgtgttttttattttacacgctacttaaaaaatattaattagaaggggtatttgactaactttacccttatttatttttaagttataATCTTTATCCATGTTTACTCAATTTATATGTAATCTACAAAATTCTACTAAAAAGTAAAtcgagaaaaaataattaattatgtctGAAAATTCTAAAACGataaaataatttgagacaactatttttagtaaccaccacaaataatttgaaacggagggagtaacttttTGCTTTGTAAAAGACCAAAAACAGCAATTTTTTTGACTTATTCTTCGTAGGTCCTCTTGTATAAGTAAAGCAATTGCagcttttccaaaaatattctatttcttcttttgtctgTAGCCAGCAGTTTCTTTTCCTTGTGTCTTTGGAGTTGCAAATTAGTAATGGGagctttaaaaagaaaatgtttgGCTGTTGGCATCTTTCTCTTAATATtgtgaaagaaaaggaaaaaattaaagtgtTGAGATGTTACAGTCATTCACAAATCTTGAGGTCCACAACATTTTATGGGGTGGATGTGCATAAATATTGAGAACTTTCTTGAATACCCAGGTGTCCTAGCTGGCTTGTGCTTATCTTGATTAATTATTAGTTTTTTAAAAGGTGGTGCTTTGAAAATGTCtttcaatatttttattaaG is a window of Lycium ferocissimum isolate CSIRO_LF1 chromosome 12, AGI_CSIRO_Lferr_CH_V1, whole genome shotgun sequence DNA encoding:
- the LOC132039421 gene encoding uncharacterized protein LOC132039421, which encodes MAQTMRLDPSQRDPNLFCDYHTTHRHQTSDCYHLRDEVALLLKDGHLREFLSDRDTGMPFSTKKDKFSEAHDRRSQGLVQEDVTTFTNEKAKALISPHLATLVISVMINHCRIENVVVDPGSSADVIQWGVIEQLEMIDKLTPSVKVFSEASKTAKREIVLSVNAGGVIKNMRFYVVNGDTKCNAIFGRTWIHDMKATPSTLFKQIEFLTPDGIGCTRATISGKRNIRLQDCYEK